The Metabacillus schmidteae genome has a segment encoding these proteins:
- a CDS encoding carbohydrate ABC transporter permease: protein MMKKTLGERLFDYGNIIFLVFLSIITLYPLLYILFASVSDPTYVAQNRGIMLAPKDFTLEAYTLVFKNPMIVTSYLNTLFYVVIGTTLNIFLTSLGAYALSRKNVMWANLIMFMIVFTMFFEGGLIPSYLLVSELNMIDTRWALIFPTAVSAFNLIIMRTAFQGIPASLEESARIDGANDFTILFKIILPLSLPVVSVMILFYGVYHWNSWFPAMIFLQDRELFPVQLILREILIANDTSSMTSGVGTVDAIPIGETVKYATIVVATLPILCLYPFLQKYFVKGVMIGGIKG from the coding sequence ATGATGAAAAAGACACTGGGAGAGCGTTTATTTGATTATGGGAATATCATTTTTCTCGTTTTTTTATCAATCATCACGCTATACCCACTCCTTTATATTTTATTTGCATCCGTGAGTGATCCCACTTATGTTGCCCAAAATAGAGGGATAATGCTTGCACCAAAAGATTTCACCCTTGAAGCGTATACATTGGTATTTAAAAATCCAATGATTGTGACGTCTTACCTTAATACGTTGTTCTATGTAGTGATTGGTACAACTCTAAATATTTTCCTAACCTCTTTAGGTGCCTATGCGCTTTCTAGAAAAAATGTCATGTGGGCGAACTTGATTATGTTTATGATTGTTTTCACGATGTTTTTCGAGGGAGGACTTATCCCTTCTTACTTGCTCGTCAGTGAATTGAATATGATTGATACTCGTTGGGCGTTAATTTTCCCAACAGCAGTTAGTGCGTTTAATCTCATTATCATGCGTACTGCCTTCCAAGGTATACCGGCAAGCTTGGAAGAGTCAGCTCGTATTGATGGGGCAAATGACTTTACGATTCTTTTTAAGATCATTCTACCACTGTCACTACCTGTAGTCTCAGTTATGATTCTTTTCTATGGTGTGTATCATTGGAACTCATGGTTCCCTGCGATGATCTTCTTGCAGGATCGGGAACTTTTTCCGGTTCAGCTCATCTTACGTGAAATTTTAATTGCAAACGACACAAGTAGCATGACATCTGGAGTTGGTACAGTAGATGCTATTCCGATTGGCGAGACTGTAAAGTATGCGACTATTGTTGTGGCAACATTACCAATTCTTTGTTTATACCCGTTCTTACAAAAGTATTTTGTTAAGGGTGTAATGATAGGTGGAATAAAAGGTTAA
- a CDS encoding RraA family protein, translating to MSNNAELLSKEVIERAKKLNTTVLTDALGCTGAMDYRVKPVAAGMKVVGTALTVDLRAGDNLFLHQGIYCGGKGYVLVVDGKGHTENAYLGELMAAAAKANGLEGIIVDGLVRDKEMLGEIGLPIFAKGFIPNGPFKDGPGAINIPISCAGVSVHPGDLIVGDEDGVTVVPKDKIEEVLRKAEDKLVYEEKRLQTINSFIEKSKQENLDGKSIAPGWLADKMKQYGY from the coding sequence GTGAGTAATAATGCTGAGCTACTATCTAAAGAAGTAATAGAACGTGCAAAAAAATTAAACACAACCGTTCTTACAGATGCACTCGGTTGTACTGGGGCAATGGATTATAGAGTGAAGCCTGTAGCTGCAGGGATGAAGGTTGTAGGGACAGCTTTAACAGTTGATTTAAGAGCTGGTGATAATTTGTTTTTACATCAGGGGATTTACTGTGGTGGTAAAGGGTATGTCCTTGTCGTTGATGGTAAAGGTCACACTGAAAATGCTTATCTCGGTGAGTTAATGGCTGCAGCAGCCAAAGCAAATGGTCTAGAAGGAATCATTGTTGATGGACTTGTCAGAGATAAAGAAATGCTAGGTGAAATTGGTCTGCCGATTTTTGCGAAAGGCTTCATTCCTAATGGACCATTTAAAGACGGCCCGGGAGCTATTAATATCCCGATATCATGTGCTGGCGTTTCTGTACACCCTGGAGATTTAATAGTAGGAGACGAAGATGGAGTTACAGTTGTTCCTAAGGACAAAATTGAGGAAGTACTTAGAAAGGCTGAAGATAAGTTAGTGTATGAAGAAAAGCGTTTACAAACGATTAATAGCTTTATAGAGAAGAGTAAGCAAGAGAATCTGGATGGAAAGAGTATAGCACCGGGTTGGTTAGCAGATAAAATGAAACAATATGGATATTGA
- a CDS encoding DUF1932 domain-containing protein: protein MNLGFIGFGEAAFEIASGLKKYESLMVTAYDPLWNVEEFSSLILKRANEANATLVEFPELVLGEVDAVIVAVPADKALDVSKQLKPYIKNELIYIDVSASGPDIKKEIALNVNEKGGKFVDAAMMGPLPVYKHQVPILASGDGTDIFLDLMKNYEMNMTKVSNTPGEATAVKLIRSIHMKGIAALYLELLEAAHEFNVEKLVIDSISETMNGRSFEETMNRLVTGTSIHALRRSVELGGTIDMLDTANVDSIMSQAAKVKLERLADFNLREKFKGEKPEHWQQVIEACKVVS, encoded by the coding sequence ATGAATTTGGGGTTTATCGGTTTTGGAGAAGCAGCTTTTGAGATAGCTTCAGGATTAAAAAAATATGAAAGTTTAATGGTTACTGCATATGATCCACTTTGGAATGTAGAGGAGTTTAGTTCTTTAATTTTAAAGCGGGCTAACGAAGCAAATGCAACATTGGTTGAATTTCCTGAATTAGTTTTAGGAGAAGTAGATGCAGTTATCGTTGCTGTACCGGCAGATAAAGCGCTTGATGTTAGCAAACAACTTAAACCATACATTAAAAACGAACTTATCTATATAGATGTGTCAGCATCAGGACCTGATATAAAGAAAGAGATAGCATTAAATGTTAATGAAAAAGGCGGGAAATTTGTAGATGCAGCAATGATGGGACCTTTACCTGTGTACAAACATCAAGTTCCAATTCTAGCTAGCGGAGATGGCACAGATATTTTCCTGGATTTAATGAAAAATTATGAAATGAATATGACAAAGGTAAGTAATACTCCGGGTGAAGCTACCGCAGTAAAGTTAATAAGAAGTATTCATATGAAAGGTATTGCCGCTTTATACCTTGAGCTTCTTGAGGCGGCCCATGAATTTAACGTGGAGAAGCTTGTCATTGATTCAATTAGTGAAACAATGAATGGTCGTTCTTTTGAAGAAACGATGAACAGACTTGTAACAGGTACTTCCATTCATGCTCTAAGACGATCAGTTGAACTTGGTGGAACGATTGATATGTTGGATACAGCTAACGTTGATTCAATAATGTCTCAGGCGGCGAAGGTTAAACTAGAAAGATTAGCTGATTTCAATTTAAGAGAGAAATTTAAAGGGGAAAAACCAGAGCATTGGCAGCAAGTCATTGAAGCTTGTAAAGTAGTAAGTTGA
- a CDS encoding TRAP transporter large permease subunit: MGIGIWALILFIGIIVCWNLVLKRNIAEAMLAGFIATSLFGGANALDLMWNGLVFAGTNDVLYASVAFVFMAYVIDHTAIINSLVKILNSLLGRLPGGAAYVDTIASGVMGTLAGSNSGNTATTGSITAPWMVQSKFSRELSATVVAGNGGLGAALPPSASMFIMLGFAPIGAVVAEGDLYVGLFIAGVYQIVYRIFLIMYFVKRDNIKAISPEFIQPLKESLRTGWKSTLIFFGAIIPIVMTIGPLAEGFENNPAIGADALDSISLITWIPILIIMISSLVGWTKLPKTKPDWMKFLNNAIPRFSTIGALLVFAYASSQVLTELGLAEDLTSLMESISISKWLMVLIIALLVALVAGPLSSTATLTAIGMVAFAAMVSAGVDPLLAVVAILVFASTEGASPPASGSIFIAASLAGAQPEKTFMPLIMYYVIPILLIGYLIAMGILPLPV; encoded by the coding sequence ATGGGGATCGGAATTTGGGCATTAATCCTATTTATTGGAATTATAGTATGTTGGAATCTTGTCTTAAAAAGAAATATTGCTGAAGCGATGTTAGCGGGATTTATCGCTACTTCATTATTCGGGGGAGCAAATGCGCTTGATTTAATGTGGAATGGACTTGTATTTGCAGGAACAAATGATGTTCTTTATGCTTCAGTTGCCTTTGTCTTTATGGCCTATGTTATTGACCACACGGCTATTATTAACAGCCTGGTAAAGATTTTAAACTCGCTTTTAGGACGTCTTCCCGGAGGAGCTGCATATGTTGACACAATTGCATCTGGAGTTATGGGAACGCTTGCAGGATCGAATTCAGGGAATACAGCAACAACGGGTTCCATAACTGCTCCATGGATGGTTCAATCGAAGTTTAGTCGAGAACTGTCGGCAACGGTTGTTGCGGGGAATGGAGGACTTGGTGCAGCACTTCCTCCAAGTGCTTCAATGTTCATCATGTTGGGGTTTGCTCCTATAGGTGCAGTAGTAGCTGAAGGAGATTTATATGTTGGTTTATTCATTGCGGGTGTCTATCAGATTGTTTATCGAATCTTTTTAATCATGTACTTTGTTAAACGGGATAATATTAAAGCGATTTCTCCTGAATTTATTCAACCACTCAAAGAATCGTTACGTACAGGGTGGAAGTCAACATTGATCTTTTTCGGTGCAATCATTCCAATTGTAATGACAATTGGTCCTTTAGCAGAAGGTTTTGAGAATAATCCAGCTATCGGTGCAGATGCTTTAGATAGCATTTCTCTTATAACGTGGATTCCTATTTTGATCATTATGATCAGTTCATTAGTAGGATGGACAAAGCTGCCAAAAACAAAGCCTGATTGGATGAAGTTTCTTAACAATGCGATTCCTCGGTTTTCAACAATTGGTGCATTACTTGTTTTTGCCTATGCGTCAAGTCAAGTTTTGACAGAATTAGGTCTTGCGGAAGATTTAACATCATTAATGGAATCTATATCTATTTCTAAATGGTTAATGGTATTAATCATTGCGTTACTTGTGGCACTTGTTGCAGGGCCATTATCTTCGACAGCAACGTTGACTGCAATTGGTATGGTTGCGTTTGCGGCGATGGTCTCTGCCGGGGTTGATCCACTATTAGCAGTAGTAGCTATTCTTGTATTTGCTTCTACAGAAGGGGCGTCACCACCAGCATCTGGATCGATTTTTATAGCAGCATCACTTGCTGGTGCACAACCTGAAAAAACATTTATGCCACTAATTATGTATTACGTAATTCCAATCTTGTTAATCGGCTACTTGATTGCAATGGGCATTCTACCGCTACCGGTGTAA
- a CDS encoding MurR/RpiR family transcriptional regulator encodes MENPIVKLQKRISELTESQRKVADYIIKHPLDVAFLTIDQLAGVVGTSTTTIMRLSFNIGYSGYTEFQKGLQEILRNQAAPQTRLEANIKGISENNLWSRYAEKQINNIQDTLDTITPESLEKTLDLINSAERIICTSVRSGLPVAQYLTHGLNRLLGNTHLVVADVSDWVDSVVNMTSKDLLIAISFPRYARRIIDFAKSAKGNGMQVISITDSYSSPLVEHSNLILPCNSSSIAFHNSAVSSMFVADYLISAIAINNPERTTERLDKVNSILTGMNYHSLN; translated from the coding sequence ATGGAAAATCCGATAGTAAAATTACAAAAGAGAATATCAGAATTAACAGAATCTCAACGTAAAGTAGCTGATTATATCATTAAACATCCACTTGATGTAGCATTTTTAACGATTGATCAATTAGCTGGTGTAGTGGGGACGAGTACAACTACTATTATGCGTTTATCATTCAATATTGGTTATTCAGGATATACAGAATTTCAAAAAGGTCTCCAGGAAATTTTAAGAAATCAAGCCGCACCGCAGACTAGATTAGAAGCTAATATAAAAGGGATTAGTGAAAATAACTTGTGGAGTCGTTATGCGGAGAAACAAATTAATAATATTCAAGATACGTTGGATACGATTACACCTGAATCACTTGAGAAAACACTAGATCTAATTAATTCGGCAGAAAGAATTATTTGTACGAGCGTTCGGAGCGGACTTCCAGTTGCTCAGTATTTAACACATGGACTGAACCGCCTTTTAGGAAATACACATCTTGTTGTAGCGGATGTAAGTGATTGGGTCGATAGTGTGGTAAATATGACTTCTAAAGATTTACTTATTGCGATAAGTTTTCCGCGTTATGCAAGAAGGATTATAGACTTTGCAAAATCAGCAAAAGGTAACGGTATGCAGGTTATTTCGATTACTGATAGTTATTCCTCACCACTTGTCGAACATTCTAATTTGATTCTTCCATGTAATTCCAGTAGTATTGCTTTCCATAATTCTGCGGTCTCTTCTATGTTTGTTGCAGATTATCTAATAAGTGCCATTGCAATAAATAATCCGGAAAGAACAACAGAGCGACTTGATAAAGTAAATTCAATTTTGACAGGCATGAATTATCATTCCTTGAATTAA
- a CDS encoding glycoside hydrolase family 2 protein, which produces MNTRLFQNHIIRKEISLDPVWDFHTLNSDNEKQEKFKMLVPGCWESNPRLSSYKGKAVYSKKVTFGGNARLVFKGVSHTAHVYLDKKQVGYHYNAYTEFSVLVEDIPYGEHLLEVKVDNSFHEESALHVSNDYYSYGGITRPVVMEEIGEMFIENVHFIPYRENGKWYGSISSTVRNLSNEQQNVTLNIKIGDEEVSFSDKVLQPNAKTLLEKTFEFPLAITYTLEDPKLYIMDTKLLYNDKVVDDIIDRVGFREIKVDGKDILFNDEKVIIKGVNRHEDYAEFGCAIPIEAMYRDIELIKSLGANCIRTSHYPNDERFLDLCDENGILVWEESHARGLNEKQMRHKNFEKQSLDCIKEMIENHINHPSIYVWGILNECVSNTEFGRSCYAKQFELIKSLDPSRPVSFASLEAHIGSDLCLDLVDIVSFNIYPYWYHDTPVKDCLSTLKNFVNRTGGAGKPLLISEIGAGAIYGHRSNNQEKWTEEYQEYALDEQITSILSDEDLSGVIIWQYADCRVDKGWFHGRPKSQNNKGLVDRYRREKLAYHKVKEIFHSHQK; this is translated from the coding sequence ATGAATACGAGATTATTTCAAAATCACATTATACGTAAAGAAATTTCACTTGATCCTGTCTGGGATTTTCATACCTTAAATTCAGATAATGAAAAACAGGAGAAATTCAAAATGCTTGTTCCAGGTTGCTGGGAAAGCAATCCTAGGCTTTCGTCTTACAAAGGAAAAGCGGTTTATTCTAAAAAAGTAACCTTTGGCGGTAATGCCCGTTTAGTATTCAAAGGAGTCAGCCACACGGCACATGTCTACTTGGATAAGAAACAGGTGGGATACCATTATAATGCCTATACAGAATTTAGCGTATTAGTAGAGGATATACCATATGGTGAGCATCTGTTGGAGGTTAAGGTAGATAATTCGTTTCACGAGGAATCCGCTCTGCATGTGAGCAATGATTATTATTCATACGGTGGAATTACGCGCCCAGTTGTCATGGAAGAGATTGGTGAAATGTTTATTGAAAATGTTCACTTTATTCCATATCGGGAAAATGGGAAATGGTATGGATCCATCAGTTCCACGGTAAGAAATCTGTCCAATGAGCAACAGAATGTAACTCTGAACATTAAGATCGGAGATGAGGAGGTTTCCTTTTCTGACAAAGTCCTTCAGCCTAATGCTAAAACACTATTGGAGAAGACCTTTGAATTTCCATTGGCAATTACATATACATTGGAAGATCCTAAATTGTATATAATGGACACTAAGCTTTTGTACAATGATAAAGTAGTGGACGATATCATTGACAGAGTAGGCTTTCGGGAAATAAAAGTCGACGGAAAAGATATTTTGTTTAATGATGAAAAAGTTATCATTAAAGGGGTGAACCGTCATGAAGACTATGCGGAATTTGGATGTGCGATTCCCATTGAAGCCATGTATCGTGATATCGAACTGATTAAATCATTAGGTGCAAATTGCATTCGTACCAGCCATTATCCTAATGATGAACGTTTCCTGGATTTATGTGATGAAAACGGGATACTAGTATGGGAAGAGTCTCATGCTAGAGGATTAAATGAAAAACAGATGAGACACAAAAACTTTGAAAAACAAAGTTTGGATTGTATAAAGGAAATGATTGAAAACCATATTAACCATCCATCTATCTATGTATGGGGGATTTTAAATGAATGTGTGAGCAACACAGAGTTTGGAAGATCATGCTATGCTAAGCAGTTTGAGCTTATAAAGAGTCTGGATCCAAGTCGTCCGGTATCCTTCGCCAGCCTTGAAGCTCATATAGGCTCAGATTTGTGCCTGGATTTGGTTGATATTGTATCTTTTAATATCTATCCGTACTGGTACCATGATACACCAGTAAAAGATTGTTTGAGCACTCTTAAAAATTTCGTTAATCGTACTGGTGGAGCAGGTAAGCCATTACTGATTAGTGAAATAGGGGCGGGTGCAATCTATGGTCATAGAAGTAATAATCAGGAGAAGTGGACGGAAGAATATCAGGAGTATGCTTTAGATGAACAAATAACTTCCATTTTATCCGATGAGGATTTAAGTGGAGTGATCATCTGGCAGTATGCAGATTGCAGGGTAGACAAGGGCTGGTTTCATGGAAGACCAAAATCGCAGAATAATAAGGGATTAGTAGATCGTTATCGAAGAGAAAAGCTTGCTTATCATAAGGTGAAGGAAATATTCCATTCTCATCAGAAGTAG
- a CDS encoding endonuclease/exonuclease/phosphatase family protein, with product MKKVLNPVLCLAMVTMLVFSTFAATPNVLASEKSGKATEVDLKVMTYNLRYLNNNDPSPHTWAERVPAIKKLIRKEQPDIFGTQEVLYQQLKDLETNLKNYNWVGLGREGGSKGEYSAIFYNEKQFSPIEYDHFWLSDTPDVIGSKSWGNNIPRMVTWAKFLDKKSKQSFYVVNTHFDHQSATAREKSAELIIEKIKEFDAELPIVLTGDFNTSPDSVPHQTLTSEEAFVDLFNTAEVRINENLGTFNGFNDVTGGGPDRRIDWVLAKGNVFTHKIEILNDYKNGQFPSDHYPVMADVTFSY from the coding sequence TTGAAAAAAGTTTTAAACCCTGTTTTATGCTTGGCAATGGTCACAATGTTGGTTTTTAGTACCTTTGCAGCAACACCAAATGTATTGGCTTCTGAAAAATCAGGAAAAGCCACTGAGGTAGATTTAAAGGTTATGACTTATAATTTAAGATATTTAAATAATAATGATCCATCACCTCATACTTGGGCAGAAAGAGTTCCGGCTATTAAAAAACTCATCCGCAAGGAACAACCTGATATTTTCGGTACTCAGGAAGTTTTATATCAACAACTAAAAGATCTTGAAACGAATTTGAAAAATTATAACTGGGTTGGCTTAGGTCGAGAGGGAGGAAGCAAAGGCGAATACTCCGCTATCTTCTATAATGAAAAGCAATTTTCTCCTATAGAATACGATCACTTCTGGCTGTCAGATACACCGGATGTAATTGGATCCAAGTCTTGGGGTAACAATATTCCTCGTATGGTAACGTGGGCAAAATTCCTTGATAAAAAGAGCAAGCAAAGCTTTTATGTTGTGAATACTCATTTCGATCATCAATCTGCAACTGCTAGAGAAAAGAGTGCTGAATTAATTATTGAGAAGATAAAAGAATTTGATGCAGAACTTCCGATTGTTTTAACAGGCGATTTTAATACAAGCCCTGATAGTGTTCCACACCAAACACTAACAAGTGAAGAGGCATTTGTTGATTTATTTAATACTGCTGAAGTTAGAATCAATGAAAACCTCGGAACCTTTAATGGATTCAATGATGTGACTGGTGGTGGACCTGATAGACGAATTGATTGGGTTCTTGCGAAAGGAAACGTATTTACACATAAAATTGAAATCTTAAATGATTATAAAAACGGACAATTCCCTAGTGATCATTACCCGGTCATGGCTGATGTAACTTTTTCATACTAA
- a CDS encoding HPr family phosphocarrier protein, which yields MDFNKRASNASKLASAVQSGTINVKEMASIVNTANNFKSSIVLHAEGKIIDVKSFLGLTVSLMSNSTQYKLEIHGDDEEAAKEAMINAFNEYGIKVEIN from the coding sequence ATGGATTTTAATAAAAGAGCGTCCAATGCATCGAAGTTGGCAAGTGCTGTACAATCTGGGACAATTAATGTGAAAGAAATGGCTTCTATTGTAAACACTGCAAACAACTTTAAGTCAAGTATTGTTTTGCATGCAGAAGGCAAAATTATTGATGTGAAGAGTTTTCTTGGCTTAACTGTATCTTTAATGTCTAATTCTACTCAGTATAAATTAGAAATTCACGGTGATGATGAAGAAGCAGCAAAAGAAGCAATGATAAATGCTTTTAATGAATATGGAATTAAGGTTGAAATTAATTAA
- a CDS encoding xylulokinase has translation MSVDIKNAIQSGKTVLGIELGSTRIKAVLIGENNAPIASGSHDWENSYVNNIWTYSLEEVWKGVQDSFQKMANDVKERYGVTLQTIGAIGFSAMMHGYMAFDKNEELLVPFRTWRNNITGDASKELTELFNYQIPQRWSIAHLHQAILNKEEHVSDIQFLTTLAGYVHWKLTGQKVLGVGEASGVFPIDLNTKNYNQTMIAQFNELNAGKNLPWKLEDILPNVLLAGENAGVLTEEGAKLLDVTGELQAGIPLCPPEGDAGTGMVATNSVAKRTGNVSAGTSAFAMVVLEKDLSKVHSEIDLVTTPTGNLVAMAHSNNCSSDLNAWVGLFRDFLQAMGIEADSNKLYETLFKQALQGDPDGGGLLSYGYLSGEHMTHFEEGRPLFVRSTGSQFNLANFMRVNLFTAFGAMKIGMDILLKEENVKLDEVLGHGGLFKTEGVGQSILAAAFNVPVSVMETAGEGGAWGMALLGSYMINKKENESLEEFLNDHVFVGQTVKKVYPDPKDVEGFEQFMERYKDGLVIERAAVENLQ, from the coding sequence ATGAGTGTTGATATAAAAAATGCAATTCAAAGTGGTAAAACAGTACTTGGTATAGAACTTGGATCAACCCGAATTAAAGCCGTTCTTATTGGCGAAAATAATGCACCAATCGCATCTGGCAGCCATGATTGGGAAAATAGCTATGTAAATAATATTTGGACATATAGTTTAGAGGAAGTGTGGAAGGGTGTTCAAGACAGCTTTCAAAAGATGGCTAATGATGTGAAGGAGCGGTATGGAGTCACTTTACAAACAATTGGTGCAATTGGTTTTAGTGCGATGATGCACGGCTATATGGCTTTCGATAAAAATGAAGAACTATTAGTGCCATTCCGTACGTGGCGTAACAATATTACCGGAGATGCTTCAAAAGAATTAACAGAGTTGTTTAACTATCAAATTCCTCAACGATGGAGTATTGCTCATTTACATCAAGCGATTTTAAACAAGGAAGAACATGTTAGTGACATTCAATTTCTGACAACTTTGGCTGGTTATGTTCATTGGAAATTGACCGGACAGAAGGTTTTAGGAGTTGGAGAAGCATCAGGCGTGTTTCCGATTGATTTAAACACAAAAAACTATAATCAAACAATGATTGCTCAATTTAATGAATTGAATGCAGGTAAGAATTTACCATGGAAACTGGAAGATATTCTGCCTAACGTTTTATTAGCAGGGGAAAACGCCGGCGTACTGACAGAAGAAGGAGCGAAACTTCTGGATGTTACTGGAGAGCTGCAGGCAGGTATTCCGCTTTGTCCTCCGGAAGGTGATGCGGGAACTGGTATGGTTGCCACAAACAGTGTAGCGAAACGTACTGGAAATGTTTCAGCAGGGACATCAGCGTTTGCCATGGTTGTACTGGAAAAAGATTTGTCTAAGGTTCATTCTGAAATTGATCTTGTGACAACACCTACAGGTAATCTAGTAGCGATGGCTCACTCAAACAACTGTTCTTCTGACTTAAATGCATGGGTAGGATTATTTAGAGACTTTTTACAAGCAATGGGTATTGAGGCAGATAGCAATAAATTGTATGAAACCTTATTTAAGCAAGCCCTTCAAGGAGATCCGGATGGAGGCGGCCTATTATCTTATGGCTATCTTTCAGGTGAGCATATGACTCATTTTGAAGAAGGTCGTCCATTGTTTGTTCGTTCAACAGGAAGTCAGTTTAATCTTGCTAATTTCATGCGCGTAAATTTATTTACAGCATTCGGTGCCATGAAAATTGGTATGGATATTTTACTTAAGGAAGAGAATGTCAAATTGGATGAAGTTTTAGGTCATGGCGGTTTGTTTAAAACAGAAGGTGTAGGACAAAGTATCTTGGCAGCTGCTTTTAATGTTCCTGTTTCCGTTATGGAAACCGCAGGTGAGGGTGGAGCTTGGGGAATGGCTCTGCTTGGATCTTATATGATAAACAAAAAGGAAAATGAATCCTTGGAAGAGTTTTTAAATGATCACGTATTTGTTGGTCAAACAGTGAAGAAAGTATATCCAGATCCAAAAGATGTAGAAGGCTTTGAACAATTTATGGAACGTTATAAGGACGGGCTTGTCATCGAAAGAGCAGCAGTAGAAAACCTTCAATAA
- the araD gene encoding L-ribulose-5-phosphate 4-epimerase, with protein MLESLKKQVLEANLALPKYGLVTFTWGNVSGFDKEEGLVVIKPSGVPYDKLAVEDLVVLDLDGNIVEGDLNPSSDTPTHLVLYKNFPGIGGIVHTHSPWATSWAQAGKPIHALGTTQADYFYGTVPCTRKMTEEEIQGEYELETGNVIVETFKDSDHLQIPSVLVHSHAPFNWGKDPSEAVHNAVVLEEVAKMNFHTYQINPEIPPMDQTLLDKHYLRKHGANAYYGQKK; from the coding sequence ATGTTAGAAAGTTTGAAGAAGCAAGTGTTGGAGGCAAATTTGGCTTTACCGAAGTATGGTTTGGTAACGTTTACGTGGGGAAATGTAAGCGGTTTTGATAAAGAGGAAGGGTTAGTCGTTATTAAGCCGAGTGGAGTTCCTTATGACAAGTTGGCTGTAGAAGATCTAGTTGTGCTTGATTTAGATGGGAATATTGTGGAAGGTGATTTAAACCCATCATCTGATACCCCGACACATCTAGTTCTTTATAAAAACTTTCCCGGTATTGGAGGAATTGTTCATACGCATTCTCCTTGGGCAACAAGCTGGGCGCAGGCAGGTAAACCGATTCATGCACTAGGTACAACGCAAGCGGATTATTTTTACGGTACTGTCCCTTGTACGAGAAAAATGACAGAAGAAGAGATACAAGGTGAGTACGAGTTGGAAACTGGAAATGTCATTGTTGAAACATTTAAAGATAGTGACCATTTACAGATTCCTAGTGTACTAGTTCATAGTCATGCTCCATTCAATTGGGGGAAAGACCCAAGCGAAGCCGTGCATAACGCTGTTGTCTTAGAAGAAGTGGCGAAAATGAATTTCCACACATATCAAATTAACCCGGAAATCCCGCCGATGGACCAGACATTATTAGATAAACACTATTTAAGAAAACATGGTGCAAATGCCTATTATGGACAAAAAAAATAA